Part of the Arthrobacter globiformis genome is shown below.
AAGGTGTGGACCGGTAGCTGACCGGTTCACTCCAGTTTAGCAAGGCGACACAACCGAGAACCCCGCCCCCGCGCGCCGCCGTGGCCGACACGCGGGGGGAAGGGCCTGCAGGGCAGCAAATGCGGGCTAAATCACTTCCAGAGCCGTTTGGTGGCGAGGCGTGCGCCTTCTCCGAGAGCCTCAAGTTTCGCGACGGCGATCTGCGGGTGGACGCGGCCGCCGAGGCCGCAGTCGGTGGAGGCGATAACGTTCTCGCGTCCCACGAGCCTGGCGAAGCGTTCGATCCTGTCCGCCACCAGTTCCGGATGCTCCACGACGTTGGTGGCGTGCGAGACAACGCCAGGAATGATGACCTTGCCCTCGGGAAGCTTGGTGTCTTCCCACACCCGCCATTCGTGCTCGTGCCGGACGTTGGCTGCCTCAAACGAGTAGCCGCCTGCATTGATCTGCAGGACGGAGCTGATGATGTCGGCAAAGGGGATGTCAGTGGTGTGGGGGCCGTGCCAGGATCCCCAGCAGACGTGCAGCCGGATCTGGTCCTGGGGCAGGTCGCGCAGGGCCCAGTTGGTGGCCTCGACCCGGAGCTGGATGAAGTTGAGGTAGTCCTCGAGGCTGGGCTCGGGGTTGATCTGGTCCCAGCTTTCCGCCAGCGACGGGTCATCGAGCTGCACGGTCAGCCCGGCGTCGATGATTGCCTTGTATTCCTCCCGCATGGCGTCGGCGCAAGCGTAGACCAGTTCCTCTTCGGTCTTGTAGTAGTCGTTGGCAACCCGTGCGCAGGAACCGGGCGAAAGCGACGCGACGAAACCCTCGGTGAGGCCGGCTGCCTGCATGCCGGTCTTGAGGTTGGCGACGTCCGAGGCCACGAGGTCCTGCCCGGTGTAGGTCAGCGGACCGGCGATCTTGGGCTGCGCGACGCTCTTGCGGTGGGCGAGGATCCCGGACGAGGGATCGCTGTAGGCGTCGTTGAACTTCTGCCTGTCCCGGCGGTCCGGGAAGGAGGTCAGGA
Proteins encoded:
- a CDS encoding cobalamin-independent methionine synthase II family protein; its protein translation is MSLNTDHIRVTHAGSLPRTPELIAANAAKEADGITPEFLDLLETSVVDIVQRQKDLGIHIPNDGEYGHAMSSSVDYGAWWNYSFARLGGLEPTNVDRWADAEVHRSGPGNIVLTSFPDRRDRQKFNDAYSDPSSGILAHRKSVAQPKIAGPLTYTGQDLVASDVANLKTGMQAAGLTEGFVASLSPGSCARVANDYYKTEEELVYACADAMREEYKAIIDAGLTVQLDDPSLAESWDQINPEPSLEDYLNFIQLRVEATNWALRDLPQDQIRLHVCWGSWHGPHTTDIPFADIISSVLQINAGGYSFEAANVRHEHEWRVWEDTKLPEGKVIIPGVVSHATNVVEHPELVADRIERFARLVGRENVIASTDCGLGGRVHPQIAVAKLEALGEGARLATKRLWK